The Pseudomonas sp. IAC-BECa141 genome contains the following window.
GGAAATCTGCCGCGCGCATCTGGCGCAGATCAGTCTGCACGATGGGGAACAGGCGGGTTTGAAGGTGCGGGTGAGTTTTGTCGCCGGTTGATCAGTAGAACATCGACCGCGATTCTTCCAGATCGGCGCACAGCGCCTTGTTTTCCGGATCGATGCCGAGCTTGCGGAACGCCGGCACGCTGAACGGATCGATGCGGGCCATCGGGTGGTCGGTGTCCTTGTGGCAATACAGGCTGGCCACTTGCACGATGTCGACGTAATCGATCTGTTGCGATTCGCGCTTGAGGTCCTCATACAGACCCGGCAACTCCACCAGACGCTCGGGGAATTCCCAGACCCGCAGCAGCTTGTCGCCGAGCAGCGGGTGAATGTGGTCGATCACATGGTTGAGGCTGACGGGATCGGACAGCAATTCGTAGTGGTCTTCAGCGTAGGTCAGGATCGGCAGCACGCCGATCTGATGAACCAGTCCACCGAGCGCGGCTTGATCGGGTTTGAGTTGGGTGTAGCGGCGGCACAGGGCGTAGCTGACGCCGGCGATCTCCAGACTCTTGCGCCAGACTTCGCGCATCTTTTGTTCGACCACGTCGGAGCGGGCGTGGAAGATTTGCTCCATCACCAGACCGATCGCCAGATTGCTGCTGTAATTGACGCCGAGCCGAGTGATGGCGGTGTGCAGGTCGGTGACTTCCTGAGTGGCACGCAGCAGCGGGCTGTTGACCACTTTGATCAGGCGCGCCGACAACGCTGTGTCGCGGCCGATCACTTTGCTCAGGTCGCTGACGCTGATGTCCGGATCTTCAGCGGCCTTGCGAATCTGCAGAGCCACTTCCGGTAACGTTGGCAGAACCAGGTCATCGTTATCGATGGCCTCAACCAAATCCTGTTGGACCTTATCCGCCAGCTCACTCATGTCGTTTCTCTAGGGTGTTGCAACAAATGCTGCGATCAACGCTGGATTTCGCGGTCGCGATCCAGTTCGTAAGGCAGGTCGAGCAAGTGCAGCGCCGGGCCTTCGGCTGCGCCCAGATGCAAATCGCCTGCGTCGGCAGCTTCGGCCTGCAACACCGCCAGCAGTTCAATATTCTTTTCGGCACGGGCAGCCAGTACCACTTCGCCGATGGAGCTGCCGTGGCTCGGGGCGAACAGCGGGGTGCCCGGCTCCGGCAATTCGCTGGCGTCCAGTTGCACGCGGTACAGGCGACGCTTGAGTTTGCCCAGGTACTGCATGCGCGCGACGATTTCCTGACCGGTGTAGCAGCCTTTCTTGAAACTCACGCCGCCGACGGCCTGCAGATTGAGCATCTGCGGGATGAACAGCTCGCGGGTGCTCGGCATGACCTGACCGATACCGGCGCGGATCTGGCCCAGCAGCCATTGATTGAGTTCGGCTTCGCTCAAGTGCGCGGTCAATTTGCCTTTGACGGTGTCGGCCTGATCGGCGGGCACCCAGAGTTCGGCACGGTTCGGGGAGACGCGAATCGCGATCAGACCTTCGTGGCGGGCCACGCTGTCGGTTTCTGCCGGCAGTTCCAGACCCAGACTGCTCAGGGCCGCATCGCCATGATCGAGGCCGAAGCGCACCCAGGAGGCGCTTTCGTCGGTCAGTTTCGATTTGGAGAACACGGCGTACTTTTTCAGATCCGCCAGTTGCGGCTCCAGCAGCTCGCCGGCCATCGCCAGCAGCACGCCGTCGCCTTCCAGCACGATGCGGAAACTCGACTGCATGCGGCCTTTCTGCGTGCAGCGTGCACCGAGGCTGGCCTGGGTTTCGCTCAGATAATTGATGTTGCAGGTCAGTTGGCCTTGCAGGAATTTGCCGGCATCCGCGCCGCGAACCGCGAGAACGCCTTCATGAGAGAGGGTGCAGAAAAAAGCAGAATCGGCCATGGGTCATCGCAGGGTAAATAGACTGGGGCACATCATAAGGGGGTGCTGTTGAAATGGGTAGTTGATAAAGGATCGGTGGTGCCCGACCAAAGCCGACTGTTCGGCCCGCTTCGGGCCTGTATACTTGCGGCCTATTTGAGGAGGGCTCCATGGTCGAACAAGTTGAACTGAATCGCCTCTTTTGGCACAGCCGTCGCGGCATGCTGGAACTCGACGTGTTGCTGGTGCCGTTCGTGAAAGAGGTCTACGCCAATCTGAATGAGGTGGATCGCGCGTTGTATGTCCGCCTGCTCGAGTGCGAGGATCAGGACATGTTCGGCTGGTTCATGGAGCGCAGCGAATCGGAAGATCCCGAGCTGCAACGCATGGTTCGCATGATTCTGGATCGTGTCCAGCCCAAGTAACACGTTCGAATGCCGCTGGCACGCCTCACGGCAGTTGCTGGCGGCGTATCTGCTGGCCCAGGCATTCGCGCTGGGTTCTCTGTTTCTGTTGTCGATTCCTTTATGGGGTTCTCTGCTGGGGGCATTCGCATGTCTCGCCCATGCTGTCTGGGTGTTGCCACGGCAGATTCTGTTGAGTCATCCCAAGGCATTTTGCGGATTGCGTCGGGACGCGGATGGCTGGCAGCTGTGGAACAAGGCCGATGGCTGGCAAGCGGTGCAATTGCGCCCGGACAGCCTGGCGCTGCCGCTGATCGTGGTGTTGCGTTTTCGATTGCGTGGTGAGCGGCGCGTCAGGTCGATCTGCGTGCCGCGGGATGCGCAGGCGTCGGATTTGCACCGACGCCTGCGGGTACGCCTCAAGTTCAGCCGGCGTAGGTGGGCGGCACCAGAATAGTGTCGAGCGCTTCAGGCAGCAGGTCCGGGTAGTCGAGGGTGTAATGGAGGCCCCGGCTCTCCTTGCGTTCCATGGCCGAGCGGATCATCAGTTCTGCCACTTGCGCCAGGTTGCGCAGCTCGATCAGGTCACGGCTGACCTTGTAGTTACTGTAGAACTCGTCGATTTCGTCCAGCAGCAGACGCACGCGATGCTGTGCCCGTTGCAGGCGCTTGTTGGTGCGCACGATGCCGACGTAGTCCCACATGAACCGCCGCAATTCGTCCCAGTTGTGGGCGATGATCACGTCTTCATCGGAGTCGGTCACCTGGCTGGCGTCCCAGGCGGGCAGGGCGCGCGGGATCGCGACGTCGGGCAGTTGCTCGAGAATGTCCGCTGCAGCTGAGCGGGCGTAGACGAAACATTCGAGCAGCGAGTTGCTGGCCATGCGGTTGGCGCCGTGCAGGCCGGTGAAGCTGGTTTCGCCAATGGCGTACAGGCCGGGCACATCGGTGCGGCCCTGTTGATCGACCATCACGCCGCCGCAGGTGTAGTGCGCCGCCGGTACGACCGGAATCGGTTGCTTGGTGATGTCGATGCCGAAGCCGAGGCAGCGCTCGTAGACAGTCGGGAAGTGCGATTTGATGAAGGCTTCGGGCTTGTGGCTGATGTCGAGGTAGACGCAATCGACACCCAGGCGCTTCATTTCATGGTCGATGGCGCGGGCGACGATGTCCCGTGGTGCCAGTTCTGCACGTGGGTCAAAACGTTGCATGAAGCGTTCGCCGTTCGGCAGCTTCAAATGGGCGCCTTCGCCACGCAGGGCTTCGGTTACCAGAAAGCTCTTGGCTTGCGGGTGGTAGAGGCAAGTGGGGTGGAACTGGTTGAACTCCAGGTTTGCCACGCGGCAGCCCGAACGCCAGGCCATGGCGATGCCGTCACCGCAGGCGCCGTCGGGGTTGCTTGTATATAGATAGACTTTCGCGGCGCCGCCGGACGCCAGGATCACAAAGCGTGCTCCGAAGGTATCGACTTCTCCGGTTTTGCGATTGAGCACGTAGGCGCCCAGGCAACGTTCGCCTTCCAGCCCCAACCGACGCTCGGTGATCAGGTCGACCGCTACCCGCTGTTCGAGCAATTCGATGTTCGGGCGTTCTTTGGCCTGGGCCAGCAGGGTCGTGAAAATCGCAGCGCCAGTGGCGTCAGCTGCGTGGATGATCCGGCGATGGCTGTGGCCGCCCTCGCGGGTCAGGTGGAATTCGAAACCGCCGTCTTCCGTACCGGACTGTTCGTCGCGCGTGAACGGCACGCCCTGGTCGATCAGCCACTGGATTGCTTCCTTACTGTGCTCGACGGTGAAACGCACCGCGTCTTCATGGCACAGGCCGCCGCCGGCATTCAGAGTGTCATCGACATGGGACTCGACGGTGTCGGTGTCGTCCAGCACGGCCGCGACGCCACCTTGTGCCCAATAGGTCGAGCCGTTGGCGAGGTCGCCTTTGCTCAATACGGCGATGCGCAAGTGACCGGGCAGGGTCAGCGCGAGACTCAAACCGGCAGCACCGCTGCCAATCACCAGAACATCGTGTTGAAACTGTTGGCTCATTTCAGGATTCCGCTCAAAGCGACCCGGGTCGGGGTTGGCGCAGGACTGGCGGATGGGCGAGTCGAGGCAGCCACACAGCCCACTAGTATATAGAGGGGTTGGGCGGCACAATAGCCGGGCCGATATGGCATTGTGAAACTACCGTGAAGGAAAATCCCGACGCTTTGTCGTCAGTTTTTTCAGCGGTTTTGGGGAAAAGCGACTGTATCGACGATGAAACAGGCTTTTTCCGCTCACGGTTGCACAAGGTCGGTGCGACGCGTCTATAAATATTTGGAACTTTTGCCAGAGGCCCAAGATCAATAGACAGTTGCCCGAAACAAGGGACAGTGTCGGCTTCAATGCGGAACCTGCGGTTGGGTTCTTGCCGGCGAGCCGATGACAAGATTATTCGCGCAGCCGGTTCATCCCGCGCTGCGTTTTTCGTGCGTGCCAAATCAGAGCTCGCAGGAAACTTGCTTGGAGGGGGAGAACTTTTGCGAAAAGCCCGAGTCTATGTTTGCAAGTCCGGTCGATTGGTCATGCAAGCCTCCTCCGAGTTTATCGAGGAGTGTTCATGCTAACCCAGGAAGAGGATCAGCAGCTGGTCGAGCGCGTTCAGCGTGGCGACAAGCGAGCTTTCGATCTGCTGGTGCTGAAGTATCAGCACAAAATTCTCGGGTTGATCGTGCGTTTTGTGCACGACACCCATGAAGCCCAGGACGTCGCACAAGAAGCCTTTATCAAGGCATATCGAGCGCTTGGAAATTTCCGCGGCGACAGTGCGTTTTATACGTGGCTGTACCGCATCGCCATTAACACGGCGAAGAACTATCTGGTTTCACGCGGCCGTCGGCCGCCGGATAGTGATGTAAGTTCCGAAGATGCAGAGTTCTATGACGGCGATCACGGCCTGAAGGATCTCGAGTCGCCTGAACGTGCATTGCTGCGGGATGAGATCGAGGGCACCGTCCATCGAACCATTCAGCAACTGCCAGAGGATTTGCGCACGGCGTTAACTTTGCGTGAATTCGATGGTCTGAGTTACGAGGACATCGCGAGCGTCATGCAATGTCCGGTTGGTACCGTGCGCTCCCGGATTTTCCGCGCCCGGGAGGCCATCGATAAAGCCCTGCAGCCGTTGTTGCAGGAAAACTAAAGACAGCGGCGACAGCCAAGAGAGGAACGCCATGAGTCGTGAAGCCCTGCAGGAATCGCTGTCCGCAGTGATGGATAACGAAGCGGACGAACTGGAATTGCGTCGAGTGCTCAATGCGCTGGACGATGTTGAAACCCGTGAAACCTGGGCTCGTTACCAGATCGCTCGGGCAGCCATGCACAAGGATCTGTTGCTTCCACGTCTGGATCTCGCTGCGGCTGTTTCTGCTGCACTGGAAGACGAAGCGACCCCTGCCAAAGTGTCCCGCGGTCCATGGCGCAGCCTCGGTCGTCTGGCCGTAGCCGCTTCGGTGACCGTTGCCGTTCTGGCGGGTGTTCGCCTGTACAACCAGGACGAAATCGCCGGCGTGGAACTCGCCCAGCAATCCAATCAGCCAGTGTTGGCCACTCCTCAGGTCAAAGGCCCGGCGGTATTGGCGGGCTACAATGAGAGTTCGGAAGCCACAGGCCCAATGGCCAATGGCGTATTGCAAGGTCAGCCAGGCTGGCATGATCAGCGTCTGCCAGGTTACCTGCGTCAACACGCTCAACAGGCTGCCTTGAAAGGTACCGAAAGCGCGCTGCCCTATGCACGCGCAGCAAGCCTGGAAAACCGTTAAGGGGGATCATGCGCGCCATACCTCTACTTTCGCTTCTGCTCAGCGGCTGGTTCATTGTTCCAGCCCACGCCGACGAGGCTCAGGACTGGTTGACCCGCCTGGGCCGGGCCGAGCAGCAGCAAAGCTTTCACGGCACATTCGTTTACGAGCGTAACGGTAGTTTCTCTACCCATAACATCTGGCATCGGGTCCAGAATGGCCAGGTCCGCGAGCGTTTGCTTCAGCTCGACGGTTCGGCTCAGGAAGTCGTGCGCATTGATGGACATACTCAATGCGTCAGCGGCACCCTGATTGCGGGTCTGGGAGACTCTCCCAATACTGCCGCTCGTCCTCTGGATCCTCAAAAGCTTAAGAACTGGTATGACCTTGCCGTCATCGGCAAGTCGCGCGTAGCCGGGCGGGAAGCGGTGATCGTATCGCTGACGCCGCGGGATCAGCACCGTTATGGATTCGAACTGCATCTGGACAAGGAAACGGGTCTGCCGCTCAAGTCGCTGCTGTTGAACGACAAGGGACAGTTACTCGAAAGATTCCAGTTCACGCGGCTGGACACGTCTGATGTCCCGTCCGATAAAGATCTGCAAGCCGATTCCGATTGCAAGACGGTTA
Protein-coding sequences here:
- a CDS encoding sigma-E factor negative regulatory protein produces the protein MSREALQESLSAVMDNEADELELRRVLNALDDVETRETWARYQIARAAMHKDLLLPRLDLAAAVSAALEDEATPAKVSRGPWRSLGRLAVAASVTVAVLAGVRLYNQDEIAGVELAQQSNQPVLATPQVKGPAVLAGYNESSEATGPMANGVLQGQPGWHDQRLPGYLRQHAQQAALKGTESALPYARAASLENR
- a CDS encoding MucB/RseB C-terminal domain-containing protein: MRAIPLLSLLLSGWFIVPAHADEAQDWLTRLGRAEQQQSFHGTFVYERNGSFSTHNIWHRVQNGQVRERLLQLDGSAQEVVRIDGHTQCVSGTLIAGLGDSPNTAARPLDPQKLKNWYDLAVIGKSRVAGREAVIVSLTPRDQHRYGFELHLDKETGLPLKSLLLNDKGQLLERFQFTRLDTSDVPSDKDLQADSDCKTVTLDSDKASAVKTAQVWRSDWLPPGFELTSSSSHKDPETKTQVNSLMYDDGLARFSVFLEPLNGATVTDTRTQLGPTVAVSRRLTTPQGEMMVTVVGEIPIGTAERIALSMRNDGAATSKQ
- a CDS encoding succinate dehydrogenase assembly factor 2, yielding MVEQVELNRLFWHSRRGMLELDVLLVPFVKEVYANLNEVDRALYVRLLECEDQDMFGWFMERSESEDPELQRMVRMILDRVQPK
- the nadB gene encoding L-aspartate oxidase produces the protein MSQQFQHDVLVIGSGAAGLSLALTLPGHLRIAVLSKGDLANGSTYWAQGGVAAVLDDTDTVESHVDDTLNAGGGLCHEDAVRFTVEHSKEAIQWLIDQGVPFTRDEQSGTEDGGFEFHLTREGGHSHRRIIHAADATGAAIFTTLLAQAKERPNIELLEQRVAVDLITERRLGLEGERCLGAYVLNRKTGEVDTFGARFVILASGGAAKVYLYTSNPDGACGDGIAMAWRSGCRVANLEFNQFHPTCLYHPQAKSFLVTEALRGEGAHLKLPNGERFMQRFDPRAELAPRDIVARAIDHEMKRLGVDCVYLDISHKPEAFIKSHFPTVYERCLGFGIDITKQPIPVVPAAHYTCGGVMVDQQGRTDVPGLYAIGETSFTGLHGANRMASNSLLECFVYARSAAADILEQLPDVAIPRALPAWDASQVTDSDEDVIIAHNWDELRRFMWDYVGIVRTNKRLQRAQHRVRLLLDEIDEFYSNYKVSRDLIELRNLAQVAELMIRSAMERKESRGLHYTLDYPDLLPEALDTILVPPTYAG
- a CDS encoding protein YgfX; the protein is MSSPSNTFECRWHASRQLLAAYLLAQAFALGSLFLLSIPLWGSLLGAFACLAHAVWVLPRQILLSHPKAFCGLRRDADGWQLWNKADGWQAVQLRPDSLALPLIVVLRFRLRGERRVRSICVPRDAQASDLHRRLRVRLKFSRRRWAAPE
- the rpoE gene encoding RNA polymerase sigma factor RpoE; the protein is MLTQEEDQQLVERVQRGDKRAFDLLVLKYQHKILGLIVRFVHDTHEAQDVAQEAFIKAYRALGNFRGDSAFYTWLYRIAINTAKNYLVSRGRRPPDSDVSSEDAEFYDGDHGLKDLESPERALLRDEIEGTVHRTIQQLPEDLRTALTLREFDGLSYEDIASVMQCPVGTVRSRIFRAREAIDKALQPLLQEN
- a CDS encoding HDOD domain-containing protein codes for the protein MSELADKVQQDLVEAIDNDDLVLPTLPEVALQIRKAAEDPDISVSDLSKVIGRDTALSARLIKVVNSPLLRATQEVTDLHTAITRLGVNYSSNLAIGLVMEQIFHARSDVVEQKMREVWRKSLEIAGVSYALCRRYTQLKPDQAALGGLVHQIGVLPILTYAEDHYELLSDPVSLNHVIDHIHPLLGDKLLRVWEFPERLVELPGLYEDLKRESQQIDYVDIVQVASLYCHKDTDHPMARIDPFSVPAFRKLGIDPENKALCADLEESRSMFY
- a CDS encoding YgfZ/GcvT domain-containing protein, producing MADSAFFCTLSHEGVLAVRGADAGKFLQGQLTCNINYLSETQASLGARCTQKGRMQSSFRIVLEGDGVLLAMAGELLEPQLADLKKYAVFSKSKLTDESASWVRFGLDHGDAALSSLGLELPAETDSVARHEGLIAIRVSPNRAELWVPADQADTVKGKLTAHLSEAELNQWLLGQIRAGIGQVMPSTRELFIPQMLNLQAVGGVSFKKGCYTGQEIVARMQYLGKLKRRLYRVQLDASELPEPGTPLFAPSHGSSIGEVVLAARAEKNIELLAVLQAEAADAGDLHLGAAEGPALHLLDLPYELDRDREIQR